The genomic segment ATACTGTAAAATGTAGATGTTTGTAAATTTCAATATTATGTAAAGTGAAAAACCTAACAAACATTGAATAACAATATGGAAAAGCTAGTTCTCTAACAATAGTACAGGTAGAGATTTATGAATCAGCTTGATAACAAATAATTTTGAGGTGGGTATCTTATAGTAGTTGGTTGAaaaatgttttcctgtgtccAGTGCCAGAAATAAATCGAGGCTTATAGGTACATgaaaacatcattagtcattacgtaaatgcaaatcaaaaccacaatgagatattacatcATGCCtgctaaataaaaaagaataggtGTTGGTgataatgtggagaaactggaaccctactacattgctggtgggaatataaaatgaggcagccactttggaaacatttgggcagtttcttaaaaagtgaaatatgtttttaccaTATGACCTATCAATTCCTCTTCTACTTAAGATGGCAGAATATTCTAGGTAAACGGAACTGTGAGAGGGAAGAGGGGTTGGCTGCAGGAGAATCATTGGGTAGGTAAATTTGGCTGTGGTAGATTGAGGTGATCATGAAGGGCCTGGGATGGGAGGACTTAATTTTGTGAGAAATGAGTAGAAATTTACAACGCATTGATGCAGAAGGTTGTGATAAAATCTAGTCCAGAGGTAGAAACAAGAGCATTCTTCTTACCTTTAGTTTCATGAAAGCCTTATGGTGGAGGAGCAAGTATCATGACCATAACTATGCTTTGAAAAGATAATCTGATGTGGTGAGACCAGTGCCAGGGATCCCTGTTACACCCATAAAATATTTTAGGGTCTTCTGAGTAGGAATGGCGAAAGAGTCAGAGGTCTGGGAGGTAAGCGACTGATGGAGATTTCGGAGTTGGGGAAGGAGGACTTCAAGAAGACTGGGTAATGGGAGGATGATGGTGATTTCCACAGAAACAGGGAGCTGCTGGGTGAGAAACTGGGTAAATTGTAAATGTTCAAAATGTAAGGCTCAGGGGCAACATGCAGGTGGTGGTATCTAGCTGGCAGTTAGAAATGCGTAACTTAAGTCACTGCACATTGAAACTTTCtatttctctaccttctttcctcttccccaaACCTAAAAGGTAGAAGAGAAGGAACTTGCCCCAGTCAACTTTGAGGGGAGAAAAATCATGTTCACTCTTCTCTTTAATAATTTGGAGCAACTAAAGTAGACCAGGAAGGCTGCTTGCCTATGGAGCATGCCCACACAACTGTTGAGTGTGACTTTGccttattaaactactctttgcttgtacCTGATGGACCTGCTTGTTAATTCTTTCTCTGTCAGTCAGGAATCCTTCTGcgggttgaggtctcacctagcaGGTAGGGAGATCTCCTGGGTTGGATCGCCTAACAACATTTTTGGGAGGATGGCTGACTTTGTCTGtgtttgcctttaaaatcttttattgtcatttgaTTAAATGGATAAGGATTGTTTCATGGTGACCTAAAGTCCTATTTAGGTGAGTGTCTTAAAATCTTTGTTGACAACTTCCccaaatcaaattttaaataaagtcttTTCACTTACAGTTAACTCACATATTCCAGAAGGCCCCTGGAACATGCCAGAGGATTTTCTCTGGAGAACTTTTTAGCTAATTCAGCTTATTaatttgatacataaaattaCCTGGGAAGCATTGTCAGATGAATGTCGCTAAACTTTATATTGTTAAACtgtttttgttacagaaataaccaaatttccttGTCAATTGACTTATGATgaactctcatcagatctttaatcaTTGCCATTTTtaggtcttttgtcatttatagttacTGTTTTATTCTGGAACTAGTCGAAAAACTGGATTTTAGCAGAACAGGAATTAATTATATAAGATTGAGTAAACTGAGGATGATGATTTAAATTTTTACGAATTTTTGTTTCATATGTTTCTGATCTGTTCAAAGaccatgtgtttgtttttcaactttttctcttaagctaatTTATAGTAGTTTGGTAAATTATGCGtttataagcagaactgaaatatttacctgatccctccagaatttggaAACTCTCAgtgagtattttattattttttggcagtatatttatttgcctaagttcaataagaatctgttcttgtgacagAACACAATTGAAACcattggttatattaccaaggctttgactggaatgccGTATTTGAGAGAAACATGTGTAGACTCAGATATgaccagacagctttaaggaactaaggctGACTTTATGGAGCCAATATATCCCTttgaagaactggcctggtaccctGCCTACAGAGTTCCTAGCAGCCTTacccaggtgagtaaggaaggtcacctCCTGGCAAGCACAGGAACCTTAGGATATTTTGGGGACCTCGAGAGGAGAGGAATTCACTCAAATCTATAGGTACTGCGGTGAAACCTGATGGCAAGTTCCTTGCTTGGCTTCCCCAACGATGAGAGGTGTTTGAGGGTTAAATCTGAAGTTCCTtatgaaaagttccagcaaagcacatttaaaagagcctttgTGATCAGTCGCTATCCTTActgcacttatgtaaataatcaagccaagtgttatAAACAAATTAGTCTTAATATGGTTACCTCTAATAAAAGTGGGGGTGATTTTAGAGAGAGAAGAATTATGTTTCAATAGTGCACCCTTATGGATATTAGATTCTAATATCTGGCTATGACTCTCCAAATGTTTCCACTTTTCTGCCATCATTTCAATTGGGATCTTACTATTACTAGTCCTCATATCCGGGCCTTGTGTTCTTAAACTCCTTGTCAAATTTGTTTCCTCCAGATTACAGAAAATCCAGCTCCAGGTGTGTTGCTCAGACAAGGATTTCAATCCATCCTTCACACTGATGAAGACACACATCAGCAACCCTGCACCTAGCCGCATCCTCCTCTTAATGTGCCCTTGGCCATCTCGGCCACTGCTGAGACAGACCCATGACCCCTCCTCTCCCTGACAGACACCAAAGAACTGCTGGACCCATTTACCCTTGAAAGATTTCAGGTCCAAATTCCTTGAGGGGATAATGTTATACAGTAGGAGGATAGCCAGAAATGAGCAGGGAGTAGGGTGGGGACTTTGGTGGGTGTTTTTATTCTGTTCATGCTTGTTTATATCCTAAACATTCTGTGTAAACTGTTCTTGCCTGATGTGGGGAGGCAGGGTATAGGTACCAAACCTGCCAAAATGGActagttccaacatggaggagaagttgaccctgacttcacctcaAAGTATATTATATGCTCATTAGCATATCAAAAATCACATCCCTTGGCACCCAGGAAGAtcatctaaggacaaaaagagggtGACACCCTAGTTCCCAGAAATCTGTTCTCTATTCTGAGAAAACCCCACCCAACCTGATGAATATTCCAcccctgcttaaactccagctGTAAAACCACCCAACCTGAACCCCCCCACGGTGCTGCTTGCCTTTACCTCTGGAGCAAGCCTgcactccctccttgagtgtatattttgctttattaaaGTACTCTTTGgtggtatacatacatacatacatatatacatacatacatacatacagaaagagagagagagaaggggaaagggaaaaggagaaaaaagactaGGAAGAACCAACTTCTAAACATGGTTACTAGTGAATGGCTCTTAATTGTAGAGATGGTGATTGTGTAAATAGCTAAGAGGTTCgatattaaaaagcaaaacctgtgattTCTACCTGGTCTGCAGTCTACTTATTTTAAGAACAGCTTTCACTTGTTTTCTTGTTGCTGTGGGAGGTGTGGGAGGCTGTCATCAAgtgctgatatatatatatatatatgactttgGTTCTGAAATACTCAAGTCTACATGGTGATGAAGCTATAGACTTCCTTAGCTGTATATGTACATTCAACAAATAATCACTGAATGTGTTTCTGTGCCAGTTGCTTTTCTAAGTTTTGGGAAATAAGAACAGGGAACAAAACATACCAAAATCCTGCCCTCGTTGGGCTTCCATTGCAGTAGGGGGAGACAACCGTGAACAAAGTAGAATGTGGTATCTTTTATGTGTAGTATAGATGGTGATGAGTGCTGTGAGACAAAGCAGGAATGGGGGTAGGTTGTTAGCAGGGTAAGGGGGAAGGACATGCAGTTTTAACAAGGGTGGTAAGGGAAAGACTTACTGAGAAGGCGGTATGTGGGCAAAAACCTGAAGGAGGTGAGGTTGCCAGTCACATAGACACCTAGAGAAGAACATACTAGACAGAGGGAACATGCCTGTTGCCTGGGAGATTTTAGGGGCTAGTCGAGTGGGCTGGGGCAGAGAAAGAGGATGATATAAGGAGGGGTTGAGGGATCATCCTGGAAGCCATTGTAAGAACCTTGGGTTTTGTTCAGTGAGATAGGAGGCCTTTGGGAGGGTTTGAGCTGAGTAGTGACAGCCTCTATTAACAAAAATCACCGGTTATTGCATAAGAGTAAACTGCAGGGCAGTATGGGTGGAAGCAGAGTAACGAGTTCAGAGACTGGTGTAAAAATCTGGGGGTTTGAACTGGAGTGTGGATTGGTGGAGATGGGTGAGAATTGGTCAggttctgaatatattttgaaggtaaagcCCAAAGGATTTGCAGTGTGTGAGAGGTATTAAGAATAATTCCAAGGATCTCCTCCTGAGCACTTGGAAGGATGGTGTCATTTACTGAGATGGTTAGAGACATATTTGAGGCTCTAGGTTGGGCAGTTGCAGCCCTTGAAGAGGCAAAGGTGAAAGGATTCGCTCTAGGTCCTTTCCTATAAATACAGTTTTCCTGGTCAAATCCACTCTTGAGAACCCTAGCGCTAGTTTTACCCAGCTGCCTTGAAACATTGGAAATACTGACTGCTCTTAAATTGTTGGGAGGTTTAATGATGGGTAGGTGAAGTACCTCACCACCATATCCATTCCTTTTACCTGTGCGGCCAAGAGAGCTGAATTATTGATTGTATGGTGTAATAAAAACACGGATTtggcaatggggtatgtgtgggggacttgataatatgggtgaatgttgtaacctcagtgttgctcatatgaaaccttcataagattgtatatcaaagataccttaattaaaaaagaaacatagatTGGAACCCCATCTTCCTTTGGAATCTCTGAGCTTTGTAGCAAGggctcatctgtaacatgggctGCTGATATTTCACTTACAGGGCTGATGTGAGGTCTAAATTAGGAAGATTGTAGAGCAACTTGAAAAAAATGCttgttataaatgaaaaaagcagaATGTAGGATTTTATACTGTGACTgtgaagatattaaaatatacctATGAAAAAAGATTGGAGATTATATAGTTCATCATAATTGATGGGATAAGATAATGGGATTATAGATAACTTTAAAATTCTTCATTCCAAACATATTACAAATGGAAGTCAGGAATTGTTTAATTTCAGTCAGGGGGTTATTTTGGAGAACCATCTATATTCCTACCATGGTAGGTCTGTCAGATAGAAAACCAGAGTTCTCCtgaggttcctttttttttcttttaaacgtctttattgaaatacagttcaCATACTATactcatttaaagtgtataaGTCAGTGGTTTCTAGTGTATTAATAGATAATGTTCAACCATCATCACATTAATTTgagcattttcatcacctcaaaaagaaacctatactcctgaatataagcatgagcaacttcctgaacgcatctcctcaagcaaaggaaacagaagcaaaaatgaacacatgggactacatcaaactaaaaagtttctgtatggcaaaggacaccatcaacagaacaaaaaggcatcctacaatatgggagaatatatttgtaaatgacatatccgacaaggggttaatatccaaaatatataaagagctcatttgCTCAACACtcagaaaagcaaataacccgattaaaaaatgggcagaggatatgaagagacaattgtccaaagaagaaattgagatggctgacagatacatgaaaagatgctccacatcactaatcatcagggaaattcaaattaaaacgacaatgagatatcaccacacaccagtaaggatggccagcatcgaaaagacttaagaacaacaagtgctggtgagaatgcggagaaaggggagccctcctacacagctggtgggaatgtaagctagttcaaccattgtggaaagcaatatttacgttcctcaaaaaactaaaaatagaaatgccatttgacccgggaatcccactccttggaatttacccaaagaatacaacttctcagactcaaaaagacatatgcacccctatgtttattgcagcactatttacagtagccaaggtatggaagcaaactaagtgtccctcagatgaatggataaagaagaggtggtacatatacacaatggaatactattcagccataagaaagaaacaaatcctacccttggCAACAACatgatggaactggaggatattatgctcagtgaaataagccaggcggagaaagacaaatatcaaatgatttccttcatttgtggagtataacaacgaagcaaaactgaaggaacaaaatagcagtggactcaaaacccaagaagggactagtggttaccaaaggggaggggtgtgggagggctggtcaggagggagggagatggggattgaggggtattatgtttagtacacatggtgtggggggtcacggggaaaacagtgtagcacagagaaggcagaaagtgaatctgtggcatcttactacactgatggacagtgactgcattggggtatgggtggggacttgataatatgggtaaatgtagtaaccacattgttttttcatgtgaaaccttcataagagtgtatatcaataataccttaataaaaaattaaaaaaaaaaaagaatcctataATCTTCAGCTCTCACCCCtattgctcccccacccccagctctaaGCAGCCACTAATCTCCTTTTGTCTCTGtagattttcctattctggacattcATATGAATGGGATCGTATAATACGTAGTCTTTTGTGACTGGATTCTTTTACTCAGTGtcgttttcaaggttcatccacgttgtagtatgtatcagtaCTGCATTTATCTCCCCCTTATGTTCCTTTTAAGCCTGTATGTTTGTCCTTCCTTTGTGCCTGTGGCTGAGGGAGCTGCAAATAGCAAACCTGTGTTAATCCCCAGATCTCATTCAGTttatatttactgaatacctgCTGTGTACCAGCAGCATGCACACTTATCTTATGAAATCCTTTTAGTAGTAGATACTATTAATATCACATACATGTCATAGGTGAGAACACttatgtttcctttatttttattatgtatttttaatttatagatttttttaatgttgggaAGTCCAGTTACTCTACTATAATTTTTttgctctgtttttgttttttggtcctGAAAGACAAGTCTTTTACCACTACAGGTTCTTCCGGATTGAGACATTTCTTTACTGTGTGTCTGGGAAGTTCACTCTGGGATTAGAGATTCTATGTCGATATGTCAGGCCACTCAAGAGGAGAAAAGGAACTAACTACCAGGTCTCTTTTGAACTCTAACCAGAAGTTCATACAGGTCATAAATGTTTTACTGGTTTGATAAAAAGACAAAGCAGGTGTTTCTGGAAGTTTGGAGTGGGCGCTTGGGTTGCTCCTTTCCTCGCTTTCCCCGCCCCCATCTTAATGGTGGGAAGTGCTTGACAGGAGTTGCTCTGGGAAAGTGGACTAGGGTGTTCTGCTGAAAGTTAAAGAACTTTCAGCCTTAAAATTAAAGGGCTTTTAATGTGGATTTGGGGGAACTCCTTCCCTCTTGGGTAGTTGAATGACTGCCTCCTCTATTCCTGAGAGCATAGCCTGCTCTTTGAAAGGTTGTTCAGATGTCCAGACACAGTTCCAGCctgacattttccttttttccctacaGGGATTAAAGCCTGTGGTTTCCACAGAAGCACCGCCCATCATATTTGCCACACCAACTAAGCTGACATCTGATTCTACTGCATATGATTATGCTGGGAAAAACAAAGTTCCCGAGCTGCAGAAATTTTTCCAGGTGAGAGAAGACACTAGAACAGACTAGTTGAGGAGAGaataactcatttttattttggcaaTGGGTTTTCTtccagttatttttttccttgcttgATGCTTGATGTTAAAATTCACTAGCTATTGTTAGAAGTGGAGGAGGCTGTCTTGGATTTGCTGAAAAAGAGAGTAGCTAGACTTGGATTGTAAAATATTACTCATGTTAATCTACATGCAGATAATGGAGAGGTCAGTGACCCAGTTGCATCTCAGGTGCCATGGGAGTGGCAGTGCCTCTTACTGCCCCTTCCTCAAAAATATGTCCAAATTTGGGATGAGCTTGGGGGCTTTTAAAATCTGATGAGTAAGACTTGAATGGGGCATTTCGGGTCTTGAGTTGCAGTGGGGAAGGATCTTTGAGACTACAAAATAATGGATTAAACATTTTATGTAGTCTCAGAAAATGAGGGTTTAAAAGTTTAGCAGAAAGAAGGCAGTTGAATACAAAATGGGCCTGAGTGTTTTAACTGACCTGATATGCTCAGACTTCATCCATTAATGATCACAAGTCATGCTAAGTGTAGAAGTAAATGTAGagcatttcatgtgcctgtagatCTTTGTTTTGGTGCTGATTAtctttgccttaaaaaaaaatacaccagtGCTCCTTTCCTAGTGTATAtagcaatatatgataaagtccTTAGGAATTTGGAATTTGTTGCATGCATGTTCCTGAGGTTGCATTCTCAAGAATGACTGGACTTACAagctttatttacatttataagaaaatatacCAGTATTTCAGTTCACATTCTAATGGATTAAGACTTTTTCCACTGCAGTGTGTTGAAGGACTAGTTATAAAGTAGAAACATTTGTTCTTTATTAGTCTAATTATAAAATCATTTTCTTATCATCCATGTCCTTGACAATTCTTACTTTCAAGAAATCTGATGGTGTGCCCATCCATCTGAAAAGAGGCCTGCTGGACCAAATGCTTTACCGGACCACCATGGCGCTGACGGTGGGAGGGACCATCTACTGCCTGATTGCCCTCTACATGGCTTCACAGCCCAGAAACAAATGAGTTAGGCTGCAGAGGACTGGTTTGcttttgggtataaaccctttgaattttcatttttcattgtttctgtaaaaattttctttattacttgAATGGCCTACTTAAGATTTTGCAAAGAAAATTGAAAGATATTAAGAcaaattttggtttgtttgtgaaaTGCATGTGGCCTGTCAGAGCTCATCCAACAGTTAAAACTATTATTTACAGAAATGCTGCTGTTCTCTGAATTTGAGCTCCTGATTTCCCTTGAGCTTCTGGATGAAGGTTGCACACAGGCTCATTAATGGCAGTCTGTGTCAAGGTCCTTGGGGATTTAACAGTGGCATTTTGAGCATGGGGTGCAGAAGCCTTTCTGGATTTGGATGTGGCAGAGGAAGGAAGACAAGCCAAGGACAGGTGCATGAAATGAGGGGTTTGAGTTCCAAGTCACCTTGGGGATTTTTCCATCTTGCAGTAAAATGTTAATAGAAATTATTTGCAGCCTGCCTCTATCCTTTGGGCAGTTTGTTTCAAGGGTTATTTGTCTCATGGCTCATGTCAGATCTTTAGAGGAATTTTATGTCTAATTGTTACATATTTATTCCACCATGGGAACAGAGAACACCTGTTTAGTGTTGCATTTTAAATTGatgtttgtttcattaatgtagcTTTGGTACAAATTCtcctttaccttttaaaaatgtcatggttttaaattatgatttattttgattgtggaataaatacatgaatgaaaaATCTTGTTTGAAGTCCTTTTAAATGAACTTCAGGGTGATTTCAGAACACCAGATAAACCCGAGtctaagttttctttttaattaggtACCAGAAAATCTTTATGAAATGGTTTCTCAAAGTCGAGTAATAGAGGCTAATGGCATATTTATGATTACCATATGTTTCCATGTAAGAAACCTATTTGCCCCTAAGTGAAATGTAACATGCATTTCATTTAGACATTAATTTCCTGTACTGTCAAAATGGGTAGCTCTCATATACCCTATATTAATGCTGAAAAAAGTGGAATTTTACTTTATGTAAAGTAGTGGTCTGTATCTTGCCATAGCAAATAACAGCGACCTCTTCCTGAGGATAAAATAATGGTGTTTGAAAACAGTAACATTCTCACAGTCTAGAAAGCCCTTATTTGTCTGTAAGAGTCCAAACTTTAACTTTATTCTTCTCTGGTATTTCCcccaagtttttattttgaaaaatttcagatTATAGAAAGATTGTAAGAATTGTACAGTGTATACCTATATATCCTTCACATATCAGTGTATTGCCTTTTCTTGCTGTTTCACAAACACACATTTGGTTTTTGCTGAGTCATTTCAGATTAAGCTATGGAATTATAGTAATTCAGCCATAAATACTTTAGCCATTATCTCCTAAGAATAAGCACATTTTCCTTTATAACCATAATACAGTTTTCACCCTCAGTTTAACATTTGTAACAATACTACCATCTAAATATAGACTATATTTGAATTTCTCCAGGTATCTCAATAATATGTCCTTTAtacttgtgtttctttttctttcatagacctctggctttttaaaaattgaggtacatacaataaaaatgcacaaatcttaatgtacagcttgatgaatgtAACTGTTACATGTAATTGTTACATGTAACTCATGTAACAattgcccagatcaagataccaGACATTaccactatttttttttcccctttgatctATTGCACCCATCCCTCTACCtttcctcccctgtggtaactaccagtctgttctctgtgtttgagtttattttgattctttgttttgtttcttagatttcacctataagtgaaatcatatgtatttggctttctctgtctgactttgtTTACttatataataccctctaggtccatgtgTGTTGgcagatggcaagatttctttttatggctgagtaatattccattgtatatgtgtaccacatcttttttatacatttatctGTCCATGGCCCATGGTATTTCGGTTGTGtctgtattttggctattgtaaatagtgctgtgataaacatagtgcaTATATATCTTATCagattattaattttcttttctttggggaaCTTCCCAGAATTGAAATTGCTTGGTCATgtggtttctatttttagttgaga from the Manis pentadactyla isolate mManPen7 chromosome 2, mManPen7.hap1, whole genome shotgun sequence genome contains:
- the LOC118932304 gene encoding cytochrome c oxidase subunit 7A-related protein, mitochondrial, which codes for MYYKFSGFTQKLAGAWASDAYTPQGLKPVVSTEAPPIIFATPTKLTSDSTAYDYAGKNKVPELQKFFQKSDGVPIHLKRGLLDQMLYRTTMALTVGGTIYCLIALYMASQPRNK